In Methanosarcina barkeri MS, a single window of DNA contains:
- the metG gene encoding methionine--tRNA ligase, translated as MPESSSKPVLVTCGLPYANGKAHIGHLRTYVPADIYARSLRKEGRDVTFVCGSDTHGTPIVVNAEELGITPKELIEVYHKHFDETFKQLGVYFDAFGTTDDPENHKRTTDIVNRLIEKGYVYPKTIEIAYCPKCNRFLPDRYVEGSCPHCGEIARGDECDQGCGKHLEPGELLNPVCTICGGPAEYRQQEHFFFKLSEFSDYLMDYLSNDLGGTINARNYALGWVKQGLTDWCITRNLEWGVKFPGHDDLVVYVWVDAPIGYIAFTEEWAAKAGDSWEKFWKNDGEIVHFIGGDITYHHCIFWPAMLKGADYSVPTAVVASGMVKIEGKKFSKSRGNVVWVGEDYLDHGFHPDLLRYYLASYTSHTKELNFSWRVLQEKINTELVSVLGNFLYRTMLFAFKNYGEVPSGELEPEVREEIEKTLKEVKAAMAEYEFKRAVDSAMSLASFGNIYFQSHEPWNLIKQDKVACGQVLYNCLHLAKALCLIFEPVTPGSMETAWKELGQEGDLHTTLYADALVPLKAGTKLAKPKILFTKLEDDRIEEMEEIANQRVKAADAKKAAGKGKGKEPAKSEGMGPAEEAKPAEKAEGAAKPREEEKETLPMIEYEDFAKLDIRVGKVLLAEPVKKSKKLIRIEVDIGEEKPRQLVAGLSSYYAPEELVGKSVIVLANLKPAKLCGVKSNGMMLAADDGGEIVSALMPDKEIKPGSRIR; from the coding sequence GGGAGGGACGTTACTTTTGTCTGCGGCTCGGATACTCACGGCACCCCCATTGTCGTAAATGCCGAAGAACTAGGGATTACTCCTAAAGAGCTTATAGAAGTTTATCACAAACATTTTGATGAGACTTTCAAGCAGCTTGGAGTTTACTTTGATGCTTTTGGGACTACTGACGATCCTGAGAATCATAAACGGACCACGGATATTGTCAACAGGCTGATTGAAAAAGGCTATGTATACCCGAAAACTATCGAAATTGCCTATTGCCCCAAATGCAATCGTTTTCTCCCTGACCGCTATGTAGAAGGTTCCTGCCCTCACTGCGGCGAAATTGCAAGAGGAGATGAATGCGATCAGGGATGTGGAAAACACCTTGAGCCCGGAGAACTTCTAAACCCTGTCTGCACTATTTGCGGAGGGCCTGCCGAGTACAGACAGCAGGAACACTTCTTTTTCAAGCTTTCCGAATTCAGCGATTACCTCATGGACTATCTCTCAAATGACCTTGGCGGAACCATCAATGCCAGAAACTATGCACTTGGCTGGGTAAAGCAAGGACTTACAGACTGGTGCATCACCCGGAACCTGGAATGGGGAGTAAAATTCCCTGGGCATGATGACCTCGTAGTCTACGTTTGGGTAGATGCTCCTATAGGATATATCGCTTTTACCGAGGAATGGGCTGCAAAAGCCGGAGATTCCTGGGAAAAATTCTGGAAAAACGACGGGGAAATTGTCCATTTTATAGGAGGGGACATTACCTATCATCACTGTATCTTCTGGCCGGCTATGCTTAAAGGCGCGGATTATTCGGTGCCGACTGCTGTCGTAGCTTCAGGCATGGTCAAAATTGAAGGTAAAAAGTTTTCCAAGAGCCGGGGCAATGTGGTCTGGGTAGGAGAAGATTACCTTGACCACGGTTTCCATCCTGACCTGCTGAGATATTATCTGGCAAGTTATACATCCCACACAAAGGAGCTGAACTTTTCCTGGCGCGTGCTTCAGGAAAAAATCAATACCGAACTTGTTTCCGTGTTAGGGAATTTCCTGTACAGGACAATGCTTTTCGCTTTCAAGAACTACGGAGAAGTCCCGTCTGGAGAACTCGAGCCTGAGGTAAGGGAAGAAATCGAAAAGACTCTGAAGGAAGTAAAAGCCGCAATGGCTGAATATGAGTTCAAAAGAGCCGTTGATTCTGCAATGTCCCTTGCATCTTTTGGAAATATCTACTTCCAGTCCCACGAGCCCTGGAACCTAATAAAACAGGATAAGGTCGCCTGTGGACAGGTGCTTTACAACTGCCTGCACCTGGCAAAAGCTCTATGCCTCATTTTTGAACCAGTAACCCCAGGAAGCATGGAGACCGCCTGGAAAGAACTCGGGCAGGAAGGAGACCTGCACACCACGCTGTATGCTGATGCTCTCGTGCCTCTAAAAGCAGGCACAAAACTTGCAAAGCCCAAAATCCTTTTCACAAAGCTTGAAGATGACAGGATTGAAGAAATGGAAGAGATTGCAAACCAGAGAGTAAAAGCTGCAGATGCAAAGAAAGCCGCAGGAAAGGGTAAAGGTAAAGAGCCCGCCAAATCCGAAGGGATGGGTCCTGCCGAAGAAGCAAAACCAGCCGAGAAAGCTGAAGGCGCAGCAAAACCCAGAGAAGAGGAAAAAGAAACACTTCCCATGATCGAGTATGAAGACTTTGCAAAACTCGACATCCGCGTAGGAAAAGTTCTTCTCGCCGAACCTGTGAAGAAATCAAAAAAGCTCATCAGGATTGAAGTGGACATTGGCGAAGAAAAACCAAGGCAGCTTGTTGCAGGTCTTTCTTCTTATTACGCTCCTGAAGAGCTTGTAGGAAAATCTGTAATCGTACTCGCCAACCTGAAACCTGCCAAACTCTGCGGAGTTAAATCAAACGGCATGATGCTTGCAGCCGACGACGGTGGAGAAATCGTATCAGCCCTTATGCCGGACAAAGAGATAAAGCCGGGTTCAAGGATACGCTGA